One Natator depressus isolate rNatDep1 chromosome 13, rNatDep2.hap1, whole genome shotgun sequence genomic region harbors:
- the LOC141997764 gene encoding olfactory receptor 13G1-like, whose product MEPSNHTRVTDFIMQGLFDHPQHQGLIFGLFLCLYMTAIMGNSLIIVAIVLHPPLHTPMYFFIANLALVDILCTSSVLLKMLENLLQEEKIISFGGCMAQLFVFTLSSGTELVLLTAMSYDRYVAICHPLHYVNLMSKEICISLAAAVWAVGTINSLVHTLLMLHLDFCGPNLIQHFFCEIPPVLALSCSSTYLNEIMIFMADIFLAMGNFLLTTMSYSFIIIAILKMRSSKGKQRAFSTCSSHMLVVILYYSTIIYTYIRPTSSYSLDKDKMVAIIYTLVTPTLNPLIYSLRNNEVKVAIRKILPFTTKLQFFQE is encoded by the coding sequence ATGGAGCCCAGTAACCACACCAGGGTGACCGATTTCATCATGCAGGGTCTCTTTGACCACCCTCAACACCAAGGACTGATCTTTGGGCTATTCCTATGCCTTTATATGACTGCCATCATGGGCAATTCATTGATTATTGTGGCTATTGTCCTCCACCCACCTCTCCACACTCCCATGTACTTCTTCATCGCCAATTTAGCCCTGGTTGACATTTTGTGCACTTCCTCAGTCCTACTGAAAATGCTGGAAAACCTGTTGCAGGAGGAGAAAATCATTTCCTTTGGTGGCTGCATGGCCCAACTCTTTGTCTTTACTTTGTCATCAGGGACAGAACTTGTGCTTCTCACTGCTATGTCATATGACAGGTATGTTGCCATCTGCCACCCCTTGCACTATGTCAATCTGATGAGTAAGGAAATTTGCATCAGTTTAGCAGCTGCTGTCTGGGCTGTTGGTACCATCAATTCATTGGTGCACACATTACTCATGCTGCACCTGGATTTCTGCGGACCCAACCTCATCCAGCATTTCTTCTGTGAGATCCCACCAGTGTTGGCACTATCCTGCAGCTCCACCTATCTCAACGAAATTATGATCTTCATGGCTGACATCTTCCTTGCCATGGGAAACTTCCTGCTGACCACCATGTCATATAGCTTCATCATCATCGCCATCCTGAAAATGCGGAGCTCCAAAGGGAAGCAGagagccttctccacctgctcctcccacATGCTTGTGGTCATCTTGTACTACTCCACAATCATCTACACCTACATCCGGCCAACATCCAGTTACTCGCTGGATAAGGACAAGATGGTGGCCATAATATACACCCTAGTCACTCCAACCCTGAACCCTCTGATCTACAGTCTGCGCAATAACGAGGTCAAAGTGGCCATCAGGAAAATCCTTCCATTCACCACAAAATTGCAATTTTTCCAAGAGTGA